In Flavobacteriales bacterium, the sequence TCTAAGAGGAAAGTTCTAAGTTTTGGTAGTGGATCACGTAGCTTATGCTCTTCCAAATCATCTCTATACCATTCTCTTCTTACTCCAGAGGTATGATGACCAAGCAAAGGAACTTTGGCATGAACCATAAAAGGTCTTCGCTCTGTTCTTATTGTATTAAGTACTTCTTCTAAAGTTTCAAAAGATTCTTGAAAATTAGCTCCATCAATACTCCTTACTTCAATATTCTTGAATCCTTGGGCGTAAAAAGCGGCATCGTTCGATCTTATTTCATCTGCACTTGCTGAGATATCCCATTCGTTATCTTGAACCAAAAACAACATAGGAAAATTCTTTAAAGATGCCATGTGAAGTGCTTCTGCAATTTCCCCTTCAGTCATGGCTGCATCACCTATAGAACAAACCACAACAGGTCTTTCTGCTCTATTCTTATCCAAAATACCTTGTTCTTCCAAGTATTGAATTCCCATAGCCACACCTGCCGTAGGAATCGCTTGCATTCCAGTTGCCGAAGATTGATGTGGAATTTTAGGTAAATCTGCCCTATTCAAACTTGGATGACAATAATAAGTTCTTCCTCCAGAAAACGGATCTTCCTTTTTTGCAAACAATTGAAGCATAATTTCATAAGGACGCATCCCAATTCCCAACAAGATTGAATCATCTCGGTAATACGGTGAAACATAATCTTGCTCTTTGAGTTGCATTCCCAAAGCCAGTTGAATAGCTTCATGTCCTCTCGAGGTTGCATGAACATATTTACTAGTTAGTTTTGCATTTTCTTCATATATATCAGACATGGCTCTTGCCGTAGTCATCAAACGGTAAGCATCTAAGGCTTTTTCTATAATTGTCATACCCTAAAATCTATTGTTTTTGGTAGAACAAATGTAGCAATACTGCATGGATATCTAAAATATTCCCTATTAATTCACAAAATATTCGAGATTCTTGAAAAATAAAAAAGATTCCCAATGTTAAATAGCCTATTACAAGAAGCTTTTAATCATTAATATATAACAAGAATTAAGGGAGAAATATAGAATTTTTTAATACATTATCTTTTGTTGTTTTAAAAACACCTTCAAATAAAATACTGAAACCCAGATTCATTAAAAACAGTAAAATTATTGCGTTCCACTAAACAGAACTCATCACTGAATAGAACCAAGCAATGATACTTGATAATGGACTCATTATAAACAAATCCGCATCAAGTTCACTAAACAATTTTCCTAAAAACACATAAATAATTACATTTTATTTATTCCTTCTTCATGATTCATATTTAACAAACATTTTTTATATGAATTTGGAATTAAGAAAACCAGTACATCTCTAGTAATAAAAGCCATTATAATAATGGCTTTTTCGCTTTTTTATTTAGTACAACTGGGGCATGATTTTTTACCATTTTTATCAGATAACTTTATTCCTTCAAGGTTTTTCTCAGCATAAGCCGTTATCCATCCTCTTTTTATCGATAAATTATTTAGGTCAATTTTTTCTTGATCCATGGCTTTGATAAACGTTCCTCCATATTCTTGCCTTCCCCAACAATTTGGACAATATCCTTCGGGGGTACTCTCTTTTGATTCTCCAGAAAAAAACGACTGAATCCATTCTAATAGTTTCATAATAATGCTTTTTTATATTTTTATAGACCATTGGTAGTGGATTTCTTTCAATCCTTACAACCTAAATTATTTATTCTATTTTTCCGTATTATAAATAAATACATATATTTGCATCGTACACGATTTAATCTAAAACGACTTTTATGAAAGCAACATTTTATGATTTTGAAGCAAAACTTCTTACGGGAAAAACTGTTTCCATGGAACAATACAAAGGGAAAACTATTTTGGTAGTTAATACAGCAAGTAAATGCGGACTGACCCCTCAATACGAAGGACTTGAAGCACTATACCAAAAATACAAAGATCAAAACTTTGTGATACTTGGATTTCCCTGTAATCAATTTGGATCTCAAGAACCTGGAAACTCAGAAGATATTCAAGAATTTTGCTCTATCAACTATGGTGTCAGCTTTCCTATTTTTGAGAAAATAGATGTAAATGGCGATCAGGCTCATCCTATCTTCAAATATCTTAAGAAAGAATTGAAAGGTTTTTTGGTCAATAAAATTAAATGGAATTTCACCAAGTTTGTAATAGACAAAAATGGGGTTCCTGTTAAAAGATTTGCATCCATTACAAAACCCGAAAATATAGAAGAAACCCTCCAAAAAATTTTATAATGAGTAAAGAAACGGATTTCACTCAACTCTTACTGGAAAATCAAATCTGTTTTCCTCTGTATGCTGCGTCTAGGATGATGACAAAAATCTACACCCCTTTTTTGAAGAAATTAGACCTTACTTATCCTCAATATTTAGTGATGATGGTTTTGTGGGAGCATCAACACAAATCAGTTAATGAGATTGGTTCCTTACTTTTCTTAGAATCAAACACCTTAACGCCCCTTTTGAAAAGAATGGAGGAGAAAAAATTATTAAAAAGGACCCGTTCTCCCAAAGATGAGAGAAAAGTATTGATTTCCATCAGTTCAAAAGGGCAAGAACTACAAAAAGAGGCAAGTGAAATCCCTTTCAAAATGTTCGAAACCATTAGGGGAACAGACCATAACTACGAAGAAATTGAAGATTTTAGATCAAGCCTTCAACAACTTGCTAAAAACTTGCATCAACAGCTTTAACTTGATTGAAATCAAATATAAAACACTTTCGATAGCTTTTTTCTGAAATAGAAAACTAGGTTGCCACTACTCGATCTCTAAACAAAGAAAAATTGATGAAAAATTTTAATGTTAAAAAAAATCAACCTCAGTTTAACTTTAAAAAATAATAACGTTCTTTGTACACAGTAAGCACAGAAAAATTATTTACCGAATAAATTCTCCTAAGAAGGAACATAAAAAAACTAGAAAACGTTTTTATCACTTGTTTTTGAGTTTACTTGGTATTATTAACAACTCTAACTTTGAGCATTCGAAAAGCACTATTTAGTTTAATAACAATTTTTTCATTGATCCCAATTTTGATTGTAAATGGGCAATCAAAAATGACTCTGTTTGAAATAAACGAAGATTGTATAAAAGGATTTAGTCTAAGAGATAGTGTAGCTATCGTTGTTGAAGAACATAAAAAATGGAATATTCATGAGATAACGACTTCTCCCGAAGTTGAGTTTAAAAAACATCAGCCAGGAGATTTCTCGCATATAAATAAATCAGGAACGGTATGGACCAGGTTTCAAATTAAAAATAACACAAAAGAAACTAAGAATTACTATTTCTCCATGTTTACCTTTATCGACTCAGCATGGATATATACTTTCGAAGGGAATAGACTCATAAATACGCAAATCTCTGGAGCTTCTATCCAGACACAACAAAAAGCTTTCCCTTCCTCTTTCAATAACATTCCATTTAGTATTGATCCAGATAAAACCAAAACGTTTTATCTTAAAATGAAATATCTGACTAATTTCAAATTAGCAGAGTCCAATGGTTTGCTCACCATTCTTTCAGCTCGACCAATTCTCCCCTTAGTGCAATCAAACTTTAAGGAGTTTCGGAGATATTTCTTCTACTCAGGTGCATTCATTCTGTTTAGCCTTTTGAGTTTATTTATGTTTTATATTTTCAGAGAAAAAATATTCCTTTGGTTTTCTCTTTTAGTTTTTTCATTTGCCTGTTATTTCCTAAGCATAACGCATTTTATAGAAACTGTATTAAATGTAAGAGGAGCAGCAGATTCTAACTTGTATATTCATCTAAGCCTTTCTGGAGTTGTTATCTCACTCACTCAATTTTTTAGTGCATATATTGACCTAAGAAAATTCTACCCAAAATATTTCGCTTTTTATCATCTATATGCAATATTTACAGCACTCTTTCCTCATTTCTTTGGGTACTTTGGAGATCTTGATGTTTTCACGATTGGATATTATTCCAATTATGTGATTTTCTCTTGGATTATTATAACAATACTCCCAGTAATCACTTTAACGAAGAAAGGCAATAAAGCATCTAAATCCTTATTAGTTGCAACAGGTATTTTAGTAATTAGTGGGCTCCTATACATTCTTGAAGTCACGAATGTAATCCCCAGCAATCCTATTACAGAATCGAGCTTTCAGATCAGTACGGTATTATTCTCGGGTATTCTTTTTTATCATATTCTTCAAAAAATCAATAATATTAGAAATGAAAAAAAGCATCTTGAAGAACTTGATAAATTGAAATCTAGATTTTTCACTAATATATCTCACGAATTCAGAACTCCACTCACTCTTGTTCTTGGTCCACTGAAGGATATAATTAACTCCGAAGAAAAAAAACAATATTCTGGAAAACTAAAAATGGCATATAAAAATGCCGAAAGACTCTTACATCTCATCAACAAAATTCTGGATTTATCCAAATTAGAAACAGGTAAAATGGAGCTGCAAATTAGCACTCATAATTTTGTTTCTCTTTTGAAGGGAATTGCACTTTCCTTTGATTCTTGGGCTCAAAAGAAAAACATCAAATTAAACTTTATCTCCAAATCAGATGAAATTCTTATGTATTTTGATTCTGAGAAAATAGAAATCATCTTTTTTAATTTATTATCCAATGCTTTAAAATTCACTCAAGAAAACGGCGAGATTTCAGTTTTAGTTTCTGAAAAAGAAAAACATATTGAAATTTTAGTAAGAGACAATGGAGTTGGTATTGAACCTGATAGACTGGAGAATATTTTTAATCGATTTTTTCATATCGACCATCAAGAGACCAAGGAATATCAAGGCACAGGTATTGGTTTAGCATTGGTTAAAGAACTCGTTCATATTCACTATGGAGAAATCCAAGTAGAAAGTGAACTCAATAAAGGTACCTCATTTACCATTATTCTAAGAAAGGGAAAAGAGCATTTTGCAAACATCCCTATGGATGATCATCAGTCCAATCAACAATTATCTACTCTAAAAAAAGATACAATAGAGGAAAAATATGAGGCAAAAATTCCATCTTCCTTAATCCAAAAGGGAAATAAGAACAAGACCTTGGTTCTTATTGTTGAAGATCATTTGGAAGTAAGAGCGTATATTAAAGAACACCTTGAGGAGCAATATCAAATTGTGGAAGCACAGAATGGTTTGCAAGGGCAAGAAATAGCTTTCAAATTAATGCCAGATATTATTATTAGTGATATCATGATGCCAAAACTAGATGGGTACGGCATGAGTAAAGCTCTAAAAAATGATGAAAGAACGAGTCATATTCCTATTATTTTACTCACGGCAAAATCTACGCAGGAAGAAAAAATTAAAGGTCTTAAAATCGGTGTTGATGATTACCTTGTGAAACCTTTTGATACCAAAGAATTAAAAATAAGAGTTGCAAATATTATTGAGTCTAGGGAACAATTGCGGAAAAACTATTCAAATACATCTCAATCGGCTCTCAAACGTGTAGGAACCAATCCTATTGATGATATCTTTTTGGAAAAAGTGATAAATATTATCGAAAAAAAGCTCTCAAGCTCCGAGCTAAATGTTGAGTATTTAGCTTCAGAAATAGGAATGAGCAAGGTACATCTAAACAGAAAACTCAATGCTTTAAGCAATTTATCTGCCAATAGATTCATCAGAAACTATCGCTTAGAAAAAGCCCATGAATTGATTCATCAAAAAGTAGGTAATGTTTCTCAAATTGCGATGGATACTGGTTTTGGAAGTACTGCTTACTTTGTAAAATGCTTTAAAGAAAAATATAACATTACTCCTGGGGCTTTATTGTCTCAAGAATATTAAACAAAAAAAGAGTGAATTTTAAGGTTCACTCTTTTTCTTTGTGTTGCTAAATCTATTAAAAAACCTCTAATTTCCCCATTGCTCTCAATCCTTGAGATTTATCAGAAATTTTATAGAAGAGTATTCCTGGCTTTATACCTAAAGGTATTTGAATCTTTATTTCATCACTATTCAGCACAGGAGAAGTTGATTGAAACAAATATCGTCCTTGAATATCATAAAAATCAACTTTAACTTCTCCTGAAGAATTCTCTACCGTTATACTCACCTCTTCCCCTACAGAAACTGGATTTGGATACACAGAACTATTTGAAAAATCTAATTCGTCTAAGCCTATAAAATCTTCCGCAGCATGATATCGATAAATCACTCTTTCAACGGCTCCATTTTCTATAATGAAAAACAAAGGTGATGCGGGATACCCAGGTCTATAGAATGCGTAATACTCTTGTTTATTCGTATCCGTTTGTGAGAGTCCAAAAGCATTCAACAAGGCAGCTGGAGCTGGATTTCCATTTAGAAAATGACTATCTGTACTTAAAATATTTATTTTTACTAACAATACATCCATTTCTTCGGTTGCAGAGTGATCTGGTTTTGGTAAAGTGAGCTTTCCGTAACCCACAACTTCTCTTTCTGCAAATTTTTGCTTACGGGTAAACGCAGGAACATTATTTAGATTAAAAGCACTAACTGTTACATTAAAATGTAAATCATATACCTCGCTCCCAGACCAAGAGTCTTGATAATTCAAAGGAAATTTTAGTATATCGATTCTTCCATTTAAATCATTTACAGCATTCGGAGGATAATGAACCTTATCATTGGAATTACCAGTAATCGATTGAAGAGAAACCGTTTTTCCTTCAAAGGTTCTTCCTGTCAAATACCACCCTTGTTGGTCAATCGCTTCATAAGACCTACTAGGGAGCGTATAAGTAATTGTTCCAAGACCATACACCTTATCAGCCTGATAAGAATTTATAGCATCTGAAAAATGAGTGTTATTCGTTTCATCTACATGAGCTCTTTCTCCTTTTGCATCACGCAAAACATTTGCATAATTCCATACTTTGTTTGCCCCTATTTCTGGCAAAGTAATGGAAGACGAAAAAGAGACTTCAAAACTGTCTATCCAAGAATGGGGTCTAGGATAATTCTCTTGTGTAATTGTAACTTGGGCTTGTGTATCCTGCCCCATCAAAGACATTACAAAAAGACCAATAATTAATAGTGTTTTTTTCATTTTTGTTTGAGTTTTAGTTTGAAAAAAAAGCTTTTTGACTTCGGTAATTCATTACTCACCAAAAAGCCTTCACAAAACTAGCACTAGCAATACATAATCTGTATCACAAACAAAACCAATAGAATAAAAAACAAAATAATTATATAAAAAACAGAACATAAGATAAAATAAACAGAACATTTCAATAATTTCACAAAAAAAATTCTTGTTTTATATGTTTTCCTATATTAGAATATTCTATCAAAGAAAAATTAAAATACAAGCCTAAAAAACAAGAGCTTTTGGAATACGAAAAAAGGGTATTTTGAATAAAAAATTCTGGAATATTAATAAGTCAAATCCAACTGCTCTATTGTTTTATTTCGCCCTTGAATTCGACAAGAAATTTTTGCAGAATCAAAATAAAAGTCGATGATTCCAAAAGAGGGTTCATGAACCACTTTTCCTTTTCTTAAAGGATTATCTTCTCCTTTGAAATTTGAATAAGAATGGGTGAGTCCACTTGAGGTAAAATCTAGTAAAGGGTGATTTCCTACGGTGTCTTCCAAAACTGAAAACTCAGACAAGTGGCGATCTCCAGATAACAGAATTGTCGGCTGGGCATTTTTTATGAGCTTTTTGAGTTGATCGAGCTCATGTGGGAGATTTCCCCAAGATTCATAACCATGTTGGGTACTTAAAAACTGAATACTCCCCACAATGATATTCCAATCTACAGAGGAATCCGAAAGTCTTTCTTCTAACCAATTCCATTGGATTTCTCCCAAGATCGTTCCTTTGCCGTATTCATTGGGAATATATCGTTTTTTACCTGTGGAATCTTTGGTTAAGGAAGTTCTGTGGTAGCGTGTATCTAAAACAATGACTTGAATTTTCCCTTTAGGATGATTAAAATACTGGTGGTAGAAAATGCCTTTTCTTTCTCTTCGGATATCGTCTTTGGGCACACCCAAAAAATCAAGGAATAGACCTTGTGATTCTTCTCTTTTTGAGAATTCAGCACCACCGTCATTGAGTCCATAATCATGGTCATCCCATGTTGCCATAACGGGGACATTGTTTTTAAGTTTTTGGTAAGAAGGATTGGAAATTAGCTCTTGATAATCGCTCCACATTTCTTGCATATCCTCCGTATCCGAATAGATATTATCGCCTCCCCAAATCCAAACATCAGGTTTTTGATGGAGGATTTTCTCATAAAACGGATTTTCTTGATACTGCTTGTTGCAAGAACCAAAACTCAGACGAAAATCTGATTTTTTGATGGGTTCTACACTTTTTTGTGGCACGATAGACGACTGTTCTTCTTTGCAAGAAAAAAAGGCAAATAATAGTAGGACGTAAAGGAGAATTTTCATTTTTGGCGGTTTTTACAGAATTGCAAAGTAGCTAAAAAATAGAAAGCTGAAGTCAAAATTTCGTTAGATGAATGTTAAGGATTATTTTCTAACTTTCATTTGGACAAAATGAAGAGATTTCTTTTGTTAAAACTCAAAAACACCTTGCTGTATGGTATAACGACAGATATGTTGAAGATTAAAGTTATTTATACCTTCTTCTCACACCCAAAATAAAGAAAGCTAGAACGATTGTATTGATTAATATTTCTACCTTTAGTAGGTATTTTGGAACTTCATTATTAAAACTTGAGCCAATTTTCAAAAAGGGCAATGCATCAATACCTCCCAATAAGTACTCTATTTTAACACTCTCTAAAAATTTAAATAGAGACCAAGCATTTTCATGTATTGGTGAAAAATCATTTATAATCCAAATATTAATAAAAGGCCAACCAATGAAAACTAAAAAAAGTAATATACCCAAAGGTTTGGAATAATCAACAGTATATCCCCCTACATAATAATAAATTTGATGAACAATCCATTCCCAACTATATTTATTCTGAAGATTAAGTACTCTTCTTTTCATTTCCATTTCCGAAAAATACGCTTTACCAACAAACTCTATCGAACTATTCGATACGAATGATATTTTTAATTGTCTATATAACTCTTCCATGCCCTTAAAATGCTTAATAATATCACCCCCCTTATCAGGTTTATTTTCCCTATATAAAATAATTCGATTTGATTTTCCCTCATTGAAATTACAATTCATAAAGTGAATTGTAGAAATATTTGTACTTCTAATACTCCATTTATTAATATCGCAACTACTCACAATAATATTCCCAGTAAAACTTACGTAATTCAACAACACGGAACCATCCAGATGATTAATACTTAAATGACTACCTAAAAATCGAACACCTGAAAATTCCATAAAATTATTTACATGCTTCAAATTTATATTCCAGAATCTTGTACTATTCCCTAAAAATATAGCATTTGTAAACAATAGTTTTGCCTTCTCAACTGTAATACTATGCCATGTAAAGTCCTTATTGAATACGCAGTCCGTAAAGTCTACATCCACATCATTCCTAAATTGAGAATTCTCAATTAGAAAAAACCCATCAAATCTCACTGAATAACAATCCATTCCACAATCAAGTTCAGTCCCAGAGAAACTAATATCACCACCTAGAATCGAATTACTAAAGGTTAATACATTTTTAAAATGAGCTCCATAACCACTTAACTTTTTAAAAAACAAATCTCCTTCTAAACAAACTTCATTCTCGAATGTAGAATTATTAAAGTTAATATCTTTAAAATGTGATTGCGAAATTTTTATTTTGCCTTTAAACAGGGCATTAGCAAATACAAAACTTGTTTCGCTCTTAAACAGTTTAGAAATATTAATATTTCCTTTAAATTCAGAAAGATTAAAAAGGTAATCACCTTTTTTAAATGGTAAATCAGAAAAATCAATATCGGTAGTGAATTTACAAGTTGTAAAATCCATTCTTCCCTGTTCAACAAATTGCCTAAACTCCTTATTATTTATTTCCTCTATTGACATGACTTAACTTTAAAAGTTAAATATATAGCTATTATTCTTGATTTTAATTAACTAGACATGAAATATACACTAGGAATATTTAAATTTTCTTGTTCAAAAAAAACAAGATAATCTTCCTCTAAAACTCAAAAACACCTTCAGGAGTAATACAGAAATCCAGTGGAAAATCAAATTCATCTACATCGTCAATTTCTACGGGCTGAGTATCTAGAGTTAAACCAATTAAAATAGTGTTTTCTCGGCATTTTGCTAGAAAACGATCATAAAAGCCTTTTCCATATCCCACACGATTTCCTTTTTTATCAAATGCTAAAAGAGGCACGAAAACCACATCAATAGACTCTTCATTTACATGAATTCCACGAATGGGTTCTGGGATTCCAAATTTCGTTTTATACAACTCCGTATCCACATCATAGCGAATATGCTCAAGAGTCATATCTTTAAAATCTGCTTTGGGCAAAGCAACTTCTTTCCCTAATTCATCTCTTAAAAAATGAATAAAAGGCCAGGTATTTACTTCTTTATTTCTTTTTATGGGGAGAAAAGAATGATAGACTTGGTGTTGCCAAATGGGGAGTCTTCTGGCGTGTTCAAAAATTTGATTAGACAAGCGATCAACTTCTTTTTCTTTAAGTTGCTTTCTGTATTGTACTATTTCTTTTCTAATTTCTTCTTTTTTCATTTCTAATTATTTGTTGGTAGTTTTTATATTTTCTCTGAGATTACTGCCAAAAATCAGCATTTGGATAAAGATAAAAAAATAGAAGTTGAATTCGATCAAAAATCAAACCCAACTTCTTTACTTTATAGAATTTACCTAAAATTAGTGAGCAAATTCTGCAAGGTAACGCTCAGCATCCAAAGCTGCCATACAACCCGAACCTGCTGCCGTAATTGCTTGACGATAGATTTTATCTTGAATATCTCCTGCGGCAAATACCCCTGGCTTATTCATTTTTGAACTTCCTGCTTCTGTTATTAAATAACCTGATTCATCCATATCTAGCTGACCTTTGAAGACATCTGAGTTTGGCTTATGCCCAATAGCTACAAAGAATCCTGTTGCTGGAATATCGTATTCTTCTCCTGAAGCACTATCTTTCACTCTTACTGCTTCCACTCCTTTTTCTCCAAGAATCTCTACTGTACTGTGATTGAACTTTACATCTACATTTTCGATATTTAAAACTCGAGTTTGCATAGCTTTTGAAGCTCTCATTTCGTCTTTACGCACTAGCATAGTAACTTTCTTACAGATTTTAGAAAGGTAAGAAGCTTCTTCTGCGGCTGTATCACCACCTCCAACAACTACAACTTCCTGTCCTCTATAGAAGAATCCATCACAAACCGCACAAGCCGAAACTCCAAAACCATTCAGCCTTTCCTCTGAAGGAAGACCCAACCATTTTGCTGAGGCTCCTGTTGAAATAATTACTGTGCGTGCTTCTATTTCTGTACTTTCATCAATAGTTACTTTATGCCAAGCTCCAGCTTCTTCTGCAAAATCTACTTTGGTAACCAATCCAAAACGAACATCTGTTCCAAAACGCTCTGCTTGAGCTTTTAGATCTTCCATCATCTCCGTTCCATTTACCCCTTTTGCATAACCTGGAAAATTATCTACCTCAGTAGTAATAGTCAATTGTCCTCCTGGTTGCATTCCTGTATAAACTACAGGTTTGAGTTCTGCTCTTGCGGCGTATATTGCTGCGGTATATCCCGCTGGTCCTGATCCTACGATAAGGCAATCTATTCTTTCCATATTCTTGTCGATCTTATGATTAATAATTTGATGTGTCAAAAGTAGTATAATTCAAATTGATGGTATGTGATAAATGATAAAAAAAATTTATAATTAAATATATTTAACCTATAATACCCATATGTGTTTATTTACTCATAAGTATTATACCTACACTTAATAAGTAACCTATATTAGTCATCTTCATCAATTCTTTTCGATTTTTTTTGGGAGAAATCAGTTCTCTGCTTTTCTATATTTTACAAAAGAAAAAGGATCATAAAAAAAAATCCATCTCTCTAGTAATTAAGAAAGATGGATTTTTTATTTAATATCAAGTCACCTTACAAGGTTCCTCTATTTTCTTGTTCTCTTTCAATTGCTTCAAAAAGTGCTTTGAAATTTCCTACTCCAAAAGATTGAGCTCCTTTTCTTTGAATAATCTCAAAGAACATCGTTGGTCTATCCACCACAGGTTTTGTAAAGAGTTGAAGTAGGTATCCTTCGTCATCACGATCAATAAGGATTCCATGCTTTTTCAATACTTCTACGTCTTCATCAATATCTCCTACACGCTCAAGAAGGTCGTCATAATAGGTTTCTGGTACATATAAAAATTCTACTCCACGATCCCTCATGGCAGAAACAGTTGCCACAATATCATTGGTAGCCACAGCTATATGTTGTACTCCAGGACCATTATAAAAATCGATATATTCTTCTATTTGGGACTTCTTTTTCCCTTCTGCTGGTTCATTTATTGGGAATTTTATTCTACCATTTCCATTACTCATTACTTTACTCATTAGAGCTGTAAAATCAGTAGAAATATCATCATCTGTAAAAGAAACTATTTGAGCAAATCCCATTACTTCTTTATAGAAATTACACCAAGTCATCATATCTCCCCAATCTACATTTCCTACCATGTGATCTACATAACGAAAACCAACTGGCTCTGGGTTATAATGAGATTCCCATTTTTGGTATCCTGGTAAAAATATTCCCTGATAGTTTTTACGCTCAACAAATATGTGTACCGTTTCTCCGTAAGTATGAATTCCAGATCTTACAACAAATCCGTTTTCATCTTCTTCTTTGGTAGGCTCCATATAAGATTTTGCCCCACGTTTGGTAGTTTCTTCCCAAGCTTTGGTTGCATCTTCTACCCAAAGTGCCACTACTTTTACTCCGTCTCCATGCTTGTCGATATGTTCGTTGATTACTCCACCTTCATCAAGAGGCGTAGTGAGCACCAAGCGGATTTTATCTTGTTTCAGCACATAGGAAACACGGTCTTTGAGTCCTGTTTCTAATCCTGCAAAAGCTTCAGATTGAAATCCAAAAGCGGTTTTATAAAAATGTGCAGATTGCTTTGCATTCCCCACATAGAGTTCTATATAATCTGTTCCTAACAAA encodes:
- the hppD gene encoding 4-hydroxyphenylpyruvate dioxygenase, with product MAAEIKNLKNIQNITYGLEKLFDEAEDFLPLLGTDYIELYVGNAKQSAHFYKTAFGFQSEAFAGLETGLKDRVSYVLKQDKIRLVLTTPLDEGGVINEHIDKHGDGVKVVALWVEDATKAWEETTKRGAKSYMEPTKEEDENGFVVRSGIHTYGETVHIFVERKNYQGIFLPGYQKWESHYNPEPVGFRYVDHMVGNVDWGDMMTWCNFYKEVMGFAQIVSFTDDDISTDFTALMSKVMSNGNGRIKFPINEPAEGKKKSQIEEYIDFYNGPGVQHIAVATNDIVATVSAMRDRGVEFLYVPETYYDDLLERVGDIDEDVEVLKKHGILIDRDDEGYLLQLFTKPVVDRPTMFFEIIQRKGAQSFGVGNFKALFEAIEREQENRGTL